A single genomic interval of Trinickia acidisoli harbors:
- a CDS encoding L-lactate permease yields MFQQILNPTGNLFLSWLLALVPVVVLLVLLAVFRLSAWLSVLIGAIVTFILAAAVWGMPLGTGIRAYVYGSLTGIWAVDWITFWGVMLFNSLTLTGVFDDFRRWLTAQGTADVRVQTILFAWAFGALLEGLVGFGYPWAFVAPILIGLGIPDLDAIRVAALANNAPVSYGALGVPILALGAVTGLPVLALSASVAHIVAVLALLPPWVLIYLVSGRTGLRDGWPLAVVGSLAYIAGQYPVAVFLGPYLPDVTGSIVCFAALFVLLKFWRPKRTLGYGGTPIDTDRAKAANAPHGMTRAQVLRAWLPFIVLIVVVVLWTGPWSPLPKIVWLKLSVSAASSIHQGATVGAVFSFAPFIGGTAIFVAWLITALLIGMKPAHYAEAFSRTWHQMWGAFLVGVFIFGLAYIFNFSGMAASLAEGFSKIGVAFVIVAPILGWIGVALSGSNTSTNAMFGFFQVTVGRLLGFPILLLPSLNSVGAEVGKPVAPQTTSVGVATSRFVRNEGEVIRHNMGWTFILLGYLIIIGVGFYLLAPGVMTLATGG; encoded by the coding sequence ATGTTTCAGCAAATCCTCAATCCGACCGGTAACCTGTTCCTATCCTGGTTGCTGGCTCTGGTGCCCGTGGTCGTTCTCCTCGTCCTGCTCGCCGTCTTCAGGCTTTCCGCCTGGCTTTCCGTGCTGATCGGGGCGATCGTCACCTTTATCCTGGCTGCGGCGGTATGGGGTATGCCGCTCGGAACGGGGATACGGGCTTATGTCTATGGTTCGCTGACGGGGATCTGGGCGGTCGACTGGATTACCTTCTGGGGCGTAATGCTCTTCAACTCGCTGACGCTCACGGGTGTGTTCGATGATTTCCGCCGCTGGCTGACCGCCCAGGGAACCGCTGACGTGAGAGTTCAGACGATCCTGTTTGCGTGGGCTTTCGGCGCATTGCTCGAGGGGTTGGTCGGATTCGGCTATCCCTGGGCGTTTGTGGCGCCGATACTCATCGGGCTCGGCATTCCGGATCTCGATGCAATCCGCGTTGCGGCGCTCGCCAATAACGCCCCCGTTTCCTACGGCGCGCTCGGCGTACCGATCCTTGCGCTGGGGGCCGTGACCGGCCTGCCGGTACTGGCGCTGTCAGCTTCGGTCGCGCATATCGTTGCGGTACTTGCATTGCTGCCGCCATGGGTATTGATCTATCTCGTGTCCGGACGAACCGGCTTGAGGGACGGCTGGCCGCTGGCTGTGGTCGGCTCGCTCGCTTATATCGCCGGGCAATATCCGGTCGCGGTTTTCCTGGGTCCCTATTTGCCAGACGTGACCGGCTCGATCGTCTGCTTTGCCGCGCTGTTCGTGCTGCTCAAGTTCTGGCGCCCGAAACGCACGCTTGGCTACGGCGGAACGCCGATCGATACGGATCGCGCCAAAGCCGCCAACGCGCCGCACGGAATGACCCGCGCGCAAGTATTGCGAGCATGGCTGCCATTTATCGTGTTGATCGTTGTGGTTGTCCTGTGGACTGGCCCATGGTCGCCACTGCCGAAGATCGTATGGCTCAAGCTCTCTGTGTCGGCGGCGTCGTCGATTCACCAGGGCGCCACGGTGGGCGCGGTATTTTCCTTCGCACCTTTTATTGGCGGTACGGCAATCTTCGTCGCTTGGCTGATAACGGCGCTCTTGATCGGCATGAAGCCCGCACACTATGCGGAGGCGTTCAGCCGCACCTGGCATCAGATGTGGGGCGCCTTCCTCGTCGGGGTCTTCATATTTGGCCTCGCGTATATCTTCAATTTTTCGGGCATGGCCGCCTCGCTTGCCGAGGGATTTTCGAAGATCGGCGTCGCCTTCGTCATTGTCGCCCCGATCCTTGGCTGGATCGGTGTGGCGCTTTCAGGCAGCAATACGTCAACCAACGCGATGTTCGGCTTCTTCCAGGTGACAGTCGGGCGGTTGCTCGGCTTCCCAATCCTGCTCCTGCCGTCGCTCAACTCGGTGGGCGCCGAGGTAGGGAAGCCGGTCGCACCGCAAACGACGAGTGTGGGCGTCGCAACAAGCCGGTTTGTGCGCAACGAAGGCGAGGTCATCCGGCACAACATGGGGTGGACATTCATCCTGCTGGGTTACCTGATCATCATCGGAGTGGGCTTTTACCTGCTGGCGCCGGGAGTGATGACGCTGGCAACGGGCGGCTAG
- a CDS encoding TetR/AcrR family transcriptional regulator has product MPNPPRRTKTPHAAVEAIEPTAPIREPRGARRKRETRMRLMEAALKLMADKGMEGVAINEITEAADVGFGSFYNHFESKEAIHLALLDWVFEEFADTLDRITAELTDPAEVISVSIRHALMRARREPVWGHFLIREGLSARGLSRGLGPRLLRDIQKGIGAGRFAADDPLMSVVTIGGAVLTSIAVELRDGASSTPLTDMLKAFGYAEDQFAERAAAAMLRTLGLSRAEAVEIANRLLPVDERAIESE; this is encoded by the coding sequence ATGCCCAACCCTCCTCGCCGCACGAAAACGCCGCACGCAGCGGTCGAAGCTATTGAGCCGACTGCCCCCATACGCGAACCGCGCGGGGCTCGACGTAAACGCGAGACACGCATGCGTTTAATGGAAGCGGCGCTCAAATTGATGGCCGACAAAGGCATGGAGGGGGTGGCAATCAACGAGATTACGGAAGCCGCTGACGTCGGCTTCGGCTCGTTCTATAACCACTTCGAGTCGAAGGAGGCGATCCATCTCGCACTGTTGGACTGGGTGTTCGAGGAATTCGCCGACACGCTCGACCGCATTACCGCTGAGCTAACCGATCCCGCGGAAGTCATTTCGGTCTCGATTCGGCATGCGCTGATGCGAGCGAGGCGCGAGCCCGTTTGGGGGCATTTCCTGATTCGGGAAGGGCTTTCGGCACGTGGGCTGAGCCGCGGACTAGGGCCCCGGCTGCTGAGAGACATTCAGAAGGGGATTGGCGCGGGGCGCTTTGCCGCCGACGACCCGCTGATGAGCGTCGTGACGATTGGCGGCGCGGTGCTCACCTCGATTGCGGTCGAGTTGCGCGATGGCGCCAGCAGTACGCCCTTGACTGACATGCTGAAAGCCTTCGGCTACGCGGAGGATCAATTCGCGGAACGGGCAGCCGCGGCAATGCTGCGAACGCTTGGCCTGTCACGTGCCGAGGCGGTAGAAATCGCGAATCGGCTGCTGCCTGTTGATGAGCGCGCTATCGAAAGCGAGTGA
- the pstS gene encoding phosphate ABC transporter substrate-binding protein PstS translates to MAMIAMLASAPGFAQETTLNETGSTLLYPLFTTWIAQYAKSHPDVHINIGASGSEAGIQQVIAGRVNIGASDAYMSDAEIRQHPHIINVPLAIAAQTINYNVPGLNALHLKLDGPTLAGIYSGAVRSWDASQIAALNPGVSLPHHAIVPIRRAEGSGDTFVFTQFLTFSTPSWESDHGYGTTISWPNVPGGMMAVGNAGMVKAIQSTAYSIGYVGVSYSNDIARAKIGTAALKNGAGEFVLPTKDTIMAGAASLDARTPSDERLTLVFAPASGSYPLVNYEYAVVSAKQPDPATAAAMRRFLLWTIVPSEDNEAWLAAVHFIPLPPHIWELSQAQIQSIK, encoded by the coding sequence ATGGCGATGATCGCGATGCTAGCTAGCGCGCCCGGTTTCGCGCAAGAGACGACGCTCAACGAGACAGGCTCGACCCTCCTGTATCCGCTTTTTACTACGTGGATTGCGCAATATGCCAAGTCGCATCCCGATGTTCACATCAACATCGGCGCGTCCGGCTCCGAGGCTGGAATCCAGCAGGTGATCGCGGGCAGGGTGAATATCGGTGCTTCGGATGCCTATATGTCGGATGCCGAGATCCGGCAACATCCGCATATCATCAATGTACCGTTGGCGATCGCCGCGCAGACGATCAATTACAACGTGCCGGGCCTGAACGCGCTTCATCTGAAGCTCGATGGGCCGACGCTTGCGGGTATTTATTCGGGGGCCGTGCGCTCGTGGGATGCATCGCAAATCGCGGCGCTCAACCCGGGTGTTTCATTGCCGCACCACGCGATCGTGCCGATTCGGCGCGCGGAGGGTTCCGGCGATACCTTCGTGTTCACACAGTTCTTGACGTTCTCGACCCCTTCGTGGGAGAGCGATCACGGATACGGTACGACGATCTCATGGCCCAATGTGCCTGGCGGCATGATGGCCGTGGGCAATGCGGGGATGGTGAAGGCGATTCAGTCGACAGCGTATTCGATCGGTTATGTGGGCGTGAGCTATAGCAACGATATCGCCCGAGCGAAGATCGGTACTGCAGCGCTGAAGAATGGAGCTGGCGAATTTGTCTTGCCCACCAAAGATACGATTATGGCGGGTGCCGCTTCGCTCGACGCGCGCACGCCGTCCGACGAGCGCCTGACGCTGGTGTTCGCGCCCGCCAGCGGGTCCTATCCGCTCGTGAATTACGAGTACGCGGTGGTGTCCGCCAAACAACCCGACCCCGCTACCGCGGCTGCGATGCGTCGTTTCCTGCTCTGGACGATCGTGCCGTCGGAAGATAACGAGGCTTGGTTGGCTGCGGTGCATTTCATTCCCTTGCCGCCGCACATCTGGGAATTGAGTCAGGCGCAGATTCAATCGATCAAATAG
- a CDS encoding bifunctional 3-(3-hydroxy-phenyl)propionate/3-hydroxycinnamic acid hydroxylase, which yields MPLALPSHVDVLVVGCGPVGATVANLLARDGVRVLVIDKATEIFMAPRAIALDNEALRILQFAGVTDADFETIAIPHVRMRSPWLGEFGRVNTLGSADGHPKLVTFYQPDLERCLRAQLAAKNAARMALGLTLISLEETHAQAIALLDDEFGQRHRVSARYVVGADGASSVVRQMIGQEFKGKTFPEDWLIVDARHVRRPIDHVEFICDHRRPTPHMVAPGARERWEFMLRPGETRSEMESDARVRELLAPWGGLDEMLIERKAVYRFHARTVKAFSKGRVFLAGDAAHITPPFVGQGLVAGLRDAVNLCWKLTWVVQGRASTRILDTYDQERRPHVKAMIGLAKFMGKLVMPRNAVIALLTHGLMRLVRLVPPLRAHFDELGIKPKNVFRRGLFIKGAARTRLVRGAVLPQGWVRGRDAAICLSDDALGTGLTLIGFGIDAGIALDTNTRAAFINAGGSVIQIVHRGQHLHRAESGCWEDLDGTFMPRVAPFGWAAVVRPDKTILHDGPASESMRLVRESLQLLGSPAQALAPSVQIVLPSA from the coding sequence ATGCCGCTCGCGTTGCCGTCGCACGTGGACGTACTCGTGGTGGGCTGTGGACCGGTCGGCGCGACGGTCGCGAATTTGCTGGCGCGCGACGGGGTGCGGGTGCTCGTCATCGACAAAGCGACCGAAATCTTCATGGCGCCACGTGCGATCGCGCTGGATAACGAGGCGCTACGAATCCTGCAGTTCGCGGGCGTGACGGACGCCGATTTCGAAACCATTGCCATACCGCACGTGCGCATGCGTTCACCGTGGCTTGGCGAGTTCGGTCGAGTCAATACGCTTGGCAGTGCGGACGGACACCCGAAACTCGTGACTTTCTATCAGCCCGACCTCGAACGTTGCCTGCGCGCGCAACTCGCCGCAAAAAATGCGGCTCGAATGGCGCTCGGTCTCACGCTCATATCGTTGGAGGAGACGCACGCTCAGGCCATCGCGTTGCTGGACGATGAGTTTGGCCAGCGCCATCGCGTCAGTGCCCGCTACGTGGTTGGCGCCGATGGGGCTAGCTCAGTGGTGCGGCAAATGATCGGTCAGGAATTCAAGGGCAAAACGTTCCCGGAAGATTGGCTCATCGTCGACGCTCGTCATGTGCGCCGTCCCATCGACCACGTCGAATTCATTTGCGATCACCGTCGGCCCACACCGCACATGGTGGCGCCAGGCGCCCGGGAGCGCTGGGAGTTCATGCTTCGTCCCGGCGAAACGCGCAGCGAAATGGAATCCGACGCACGCGTTCGCGAGCTACTTGCACCGTGGGGTGGCCTCGACGAAATGCTCATCGAGCGCAAGGCCGTCTATCGGTTTCATGCGAGAACAGTGAAAGCATTCAGCAAAGGACGCGTCTTTCTCGCTGGCGACGCCGCGCACATTACGCCGCCGTTCGTGGGGCAGGGACTCGTCGCCGGCTTGCGCGATGCGGTGAATCTGTGCTGGAAGCTCACTTGGGTGGTTCAGGGAAGGGCCAGTACTCGCATCCTCGATACTTACGATCAAGAGCGCCGCCCTCACGTGAAGGCGATGATCGGCCTCGCGAAGTTCATGGGCAAGCTCGTCATGCCGCGCAATGCGGTAATCGCGTTGCTCACGCACGGCTTGATGCGACTTGTGCGACTTGTTCCCCCGCTGCGAGCGCATTTCGACGAACTCGGGATCAAGCCTAAAAACGTCTTCCGACGAGGTTTGTTCATTAAAGGTGCGGCCAGAACCCGGCTCGTACGCGGCGCCGTGCTTCCGCAAGGCTGGGTGCGTGGACGCGATGCCGCCATTTGTCTGAGTGACGATGCGCTCGGCACGGGCCTAACGCTGATTGGATTCGGCATCGATGCCGGCATAGCACTCGATACGAACACGCGTGCCGCATTCATCAACGCCGGCGGCTCGGTGATCCAGATCGTGCATCGCGGGCAGCATTTGCATCGCGCGGAAAGCGGGTGTTGGGAGGACCTGGACGGCACCTTCATGCCGCGAGTGGCGCCGTTCGGTTGGGCAGCCGTGGTGCGCCCCGACAAAACGATCCTGCACGATGGGCCAGCATCCGAATCGATGCGTCTCGTTCGCGAATCGCTTCAACTACTCGGCTCACCGGCACAAGCCCTGGCTCCGTCTGTGCAAATTGTCTTACCGTCTGCCTGA
- a CDS encoding MFS transporter: MRDAAATGELQKETLKSVQEYIDERPMWPDGTRLPSIPMTGMQWRIWSLAAAGKFFEGFVVFMTGVALPLISREFGINAAQNGFISAASLCGILVGAVGLGGMSDHFGRKRMFIVEMVIFVAFLVLLVFCTNFVSLVVCLFGLGVALGCDYPTAHMIISESIPSTSRGKLVLAAFAFQAVGALAGTGIGFLVLSMAPTLDAWRWMYGTAIFPALLVTVGRFFITESPNWLHVRGATERAELAARRLLVRSPQYPAEIVLAREFVVVGKGEHEKGGFLALFERKNLRATIFASVPWFLQDLGTYGIGIFTPTILATAFGAKADHVRSIADLILNDILAAKGAALITTLLIIGIIFAVALADKCGRIWLQVIGFIGCAAGLLIASFSDGFDGTTKTAMIFVGFMIFNFMTNLGPNAQTYLLAGEVFSTAIRGTGAGFAAAVGKIGAVATAFLFPILLAGIGTGPLLYILVATSILGAVVTWVFRIETNGVNLDEIGR; this comes from the coding sequence ATGCGCGACGCAGCGGCTACGGGCGAGTTGCAAAAAGAGACGCTCAAGTCGGTTCAGGAGTACATCGACGAACGGCCAATGTGGCCAGACGGTACGCGCCTTCCTTCGATCCCGATGACGGGAATGCAGTGGCGCATCTGGTCGCTGGCCGCGGCCGGAAAATTCTTTGAAGGCTTCGTCGTGTTCATGACGGGGGTGGCGTTGCCGCTGATCTCGCGGGAGTTTGGCATCAACGCGGCACAGAACGGATTTATCAGTGCGGCGAGCCTGTGTGGCATCCTCGTTGGCGCGGTGGGTTTGGGCGGCATGTCCGATCACTTCGGACGCAAGCGGATGTTCATCGTCGAGATGGTCATCTTCGTCGCGTTTCTCGTGCTGCTGGTTTTCTGCACCAATTTCGTCTCGCTCGTGGTCTGCCTGTTCGGTTTGGGTGTGGCGCTTGGCTGTGACTATCCGACAGCCCACATGATCATCTCCGAAAGCATTCCAAGCACGAGCCGCGGCAAGCTGGTGCTCGCCGCATTTGCCTTTCAAGCTGTGGGGGCGTTGGCGGGGACCGGCATCGGCTTTTTGGTGCTGTCGATGGCGCCTACGCTCGACGCGTGGCGCTGGATGTACGGCACGGCGATTTTCCCTGCATTGCTGGTCACCGTCGGGCGTTTCTTCATTACCGAGAGCCCAAACTGGTTGCACGTGCGCGGCGCGACCGAACGTGCGGAATTGGCCGCGCGCCGGCTGTTGGTTCGCTCGCCGCAGTATCCGGCCGAGATTGTTCTTGCGCGCGAGTTTGTCGTCGTCGGCAAGGGTGAGCACGAGAAAGGCGGCTTCCTTGCACTGTTTGAACGGAAAAACCTGCGCGCGACGATCTTCGCCTCGGTGCCTTGGTTCTTGCAGGATCTGGGGACTTACGGCATCGGTATCTTTACGCCGACGATTCTCGCCACGGCGTTTGGCGCCAAGGCTGATCACGTGCGCAGCATCGCCGATCTGATTCTCAACGACATCCTCGCCGCGAAGGGCGCTGCGCTGATCACGACCTTGCTGATCATTGGCATCATCTTCGCAGTTGCGCTTGCGGATAAGTGCGGGCGGATCTGGCTGCAAGTCATTGGCTTTATCGGTTGCGCGGCGGGGTTGCTGATCGCGTCGTTCTCCGACGGCTTCGATGGCACGACGAAAACCGCCATGATTTTCGTGGGCTTCATGATCTTCAACTTCATGACCAATCTCGGGCCGAACGCGCAAACCTACCTACTGGCCGGCGAGGTCTTCTCCACCGCGATTCGCGGAACGGGCGCAGGCTTCGCCGCGGCGGTCGGCAAGATCGGCGCGGTCGCCACGGCCTTTTTGTTCCCGATCTTGCTCGCCGGCATCGGCACCGGTCCGCTTCTTTATATCCTCGTGGCCACTTCGATTCTGGGCGCTGTGGTTACCTGGGTGTTCCGTATCGAAACCAATGGGGTGAACCTCGACGAGATCGGCCGCTAA